Sequence from the Thunnus maccoyii chromosome 22, fThuMac1.1, whole genome shotgun sequence genome:
TCTTGAGAATTTTTGAACCAGTAAACACTCTGTTCTCCATCATCACAGGTcccagtgtgtactgtacagttcaGAGTCACAGAGCCTCCTGGCTGGATGCTCTCAGATGCCGACTGATGGATTAAAGCTTGGATGTTCAAACCTGAACTCTTTACACTGAGAGTAGTGCCCTCCAAAAATTCTAACATGTTTAAATAGCAACTAACACAGTAGTAAGTAGCTGAGTCTGAAATGTGCAAATCTATGATCCTCAAgttatttttaccattttcagTATCCAGTGTGAAGCGAGGATTGCTGTTGAATTCATCATGAAATGTGCTGATTACTTCATATTTATGGAAGGTAGAAATGAGCTTAATTTTCTGTCCCAGAGTTTGCTTATACCAGTAAAGCTTTGCAGGAACATTACCTTCATACAGACATGGCAAAGTCGTTTCATCACCAACATTAGCTGATATAAAACCACTGTCTTGACGAACAGATGAGGAGAATTTCAGATCAGTCATCTGAGCTGAGGTGAAATAAGAGACAAAAAGTATTGAAAATTATAGAATTCAACATAATCAGTTAATATTTGAAAACCAACCACTCTAACAGATAAAAGTTGGAATCACAAACACGTAACTCACCCATTTTCCCCAAGAACAGACATGTGAGATAGAAAGCAAACACTGGAGATGTCATCATGTTCAACTTGCcatgtgaaatgaaaagatcatttaCTTTTCTCCACTCCTCATAGACAAGACTGCGTTTGATTGGCCAATCTGAAGTGACACTGTATAGGAAACAGGATCACATGTTCACTGCCACCTATGATTGTAATGGTGAGAGATATACGAGGAAGATAAAGGCTCCTcatctttgatttgatttgaaatcactaaaaaataaacaactataTCCAATATAAACACAGCACTAACAAGACACAGTGGAGTCCATTTATGCTCAATAATTGGTAATAAACAAGAATAATTTTGAGCAATTCATCCATACTTGATacttttttaaagctgtaatcTGGAGAAACAACACTGCACTCTGTGCTGTATTGAAGTTACATTTTTCTACAATATACACACAAGATATGATGGGCTGCACGATTAATCAAAATAAGATCACGCTGTTGATTCAGGCTCTATGCAATCTCATTTTTATGACAACGATTCGGCTCTGTCTGCATTAGTGGGGAGATCCAGTGCATcatgagagaggcagagagcaaCAAAAATGTGTTAGAGTCAATGAAACCCAGAAATAATGAGGGAGGACAAATAGATGTGTTCCCCATAGTTGTGACAAAAATGCTTtgcttgtagtgtaaaaagtTTTACAGTCTGTTATGTGGAACTGGATTCACAGACGATGATGACGGTAAAAAGCACCTACAATATACATACAAGGTATGATGCTTTGATCATCATGATCAAAATTTAGCTGAAAATTCTTTTTAAGCAAGCACTCAGCCATAGCAGGGGTCTTAAAAAGGCTAAAGAGGCTATGACTTATTACTTAATGTGAGCTAAAGATATGATTCTGGTCAACGCggcaaaaaatgaataaagtatTTTCTAAAAAATTACTTCTCAATGCCTTTATGCTACTGTCCTTCATGCTGTGCTACCTGCTGTCACTTAACATTACTCGAGGCAGAAACTTACTAATTACAATTTTTATTGTTGAATCATTTTTTCCAGCTTTCTGTATCTGTTTCAAGGCATAGTTTTATTCTACActtcaattaaatatttttaaattattttttgtattatattttatgtgtacTTATACTACTATTTGTCTGCTACAGCAGTTTAATCTGATGTTACAAAATGGCCAGCAAAATTCAATCACTTCTGTTGTCAATACTATTCTAAGTTATATTCCAAATAAAAAGTATTCTGCAAGCAGCAACCTCCAAggttgaaaaatgaagccaaggtggaagtgccaaaaactgcagtaccTCGattggccacttgaggctggctccaaaagcgagtcaatcccaatggacccccatgttaaaatacccaacttcacagcagaaataaacatgtttacagcctggtacaaaacaCGGTTTTGCTTTTAACTAATTTCCTTGTTTATGACAACTGCACagggggtgattttttttataactcacctgtttttttacatttttataga
This genomic interval carries:
- the LOC121890021 gene encoding immunoglobulin kappa light chain-like isoform X1; its protein translation is MMTSPVFAFYLTCLFLGKMAQMTDLKFSSSVRQDSGFISANVGDETTLPCLYEGNVPAKLYWYKQTLGQKIKLISTFHKYEVISTFHDEFNSNPRFTLDTENGKNNLRIIDLHISDSATYYCVSCYLNMLEFLEGTTLSVKSSGLNIQALIHQSASESIQPGGSVTLNCTVHTGTCDDGEQSVYWFKNSQESHPGIIYTHGGRNDQCERNSNTQTHTCVYNLPMKSLNVSHAGTYYCAVASCGQILFGDRTTLDIEHEVDSLVLVYFLSGALAFTTIVSVLLAFSVYKMKKRSGCQSEPQHGFAAPSTADAEQGYQDADNLHYAALNANVGNRSRRARNNSKNECVYSSVKLENL
- the LOC121890021 gene encoding immunoglobulin kappa light chain-like isoform X2, whose translation is MMTSPVFAFYLTCLFLGKMAQMTDLKFSSSVRQDSGFISANVGDETTLPCLYEGNVPAKLYWYKQTLGQKIKLISTFHKYEVISTFHDEFNSNPRFTLDTENGKNNLRIIDLHISDSATYYCVSCYLNMLEFLEGTTLSVKSSGLNIQALIHQSASESIQPGGSVTLNCTVHTGTCDDGEQSVYWFKNSQESHPGIIYTHGGRNDQCERNSNTQTHTCVYNLPMKSLNVSHAGTYYCAVASCGQILFGDRTTLDIEHEVDSLVLVYFLSGALAFTTIVSVLLAFSVYKMKKRSGCQSEPQHGFAAPSTADAEGYQDADNLHYAALNANVGNRSRRARNNSKNECVYSSVKLENL